The proteins below come from a single Fibrobacter sp. UWB4 genomic window:
- a CDS encoding ABC-F family ATP-binding cassette domain-containing protein, whose translation MIQIQNVSKSFGMQVLLDGASMLVADHERVGLVGRNGCGKSTLFKMILGQECLDGGNIDIPKGYTIGYLQQHIKFTHPTVHEEACSVLKVNEDGWLEEHKVEAILFGLGFDEESMQKDPMLLSGGFQIRLNLAKVLASEPDMLLLDEPTNYLDIVSMRWLSRFLRAWKGEVLLITHDHHFMDEVCTHTVGIHRHKMRKVKGTVEKLRETIAEEEEVAMRTQENEQRKKEQLEKVIERFRYKAAKAAMVQSKIKAAAKLATGERLSHERNLDFNFKNAEFPGKRMLQIHGLHFAYKNENGYGPELISDLELEVFKGDRIAIIGPNGRGKTTLLNLIAKEFEPTQGTINYNPNLKINYFGQTNINRLNLENTVEEEIASAIADVSQKSRARSLAGVMMFSGDTAMKKVKVLSGGERSRVLLGKILANESNMLLLDEPTNHLDMESIESLIDALEDYDGTALVVTHDEELLHAFATRLIVFDGGKCRIFEGTYADFLEKVGWASEKKPGGANSANIKVSNIDVTDDKPVSSTPRTKEDRRARADYIAERSKVIKPLEKETARLEAEIAKAEALGGELEAKLVAASESGDGNAITSIAKDMDENKKLTEELYAAWEKASAELEAAKDKYKLD comes from the coding sequence GTGATTCAAATTCAGAACGTCTCTAAGTCTTTTGGCATGCAGGTCCTTTTGGACGGCGCTAGCATGCTTGTTGCCGACCATGAACGCGTCGGTCTTGTAGGTCGCAATGGTTGCGGCAAATCGACCCTTTTCAAGATGATTCTCGGGCAGGAATGTCTCGATGGCGGTAACATCGACATCCCGAAGGGCTATACGATTGGCTATTTGCAGCAGCACATCAAGTTCACGCACCCGACGGTTCACGAAGAGGCGTGCAGCGTGCTCAAGGTGAATGAGGACGGCTGGCTCGAAGAACACAAGGTCGAGGCGATTCTCTTTGGTCTTGGCTTTGACGAAGAGAGCATGCAGAAAGACCCGATGCTTTTGTCGGGCGGCTTCCAGATCCGTCTGAATTTGGCGAAGGTCTTGGCGTCGGAACCGGACATGCTTTTGCTTGACGAACCGACGAACTACTTGGACATTGTTTCTATGCGTTGGCTCAGTCGCTTTTTGCGCGCGTGGAAGGGCGAAGTGCTCTTGATTACGCATGACCACCATTTTATGGACGAGGTCTGTACGCACACGGTGGGGATTCACCGCCACAAGATGCGCAAGGTCAAGGGGACGGTCGAAAAGTTGCGCGAGACGATTGCCGAAGAAGAAGAAGTGGCAATGCGCACGCAAGAAAACGAGCAGCGCAAAAAGGAACAGCTTGAAAAGGTTATTGAACGTTTCCGTTACAAGGCGGCGAAGGCGGCGATGGTGCAGTCAAAGATCAAGGCTGCGGCAAAGCTTGCGACGGGCGAGCGCCTCTCACATGAACGCAACCTGGATTTCAATTTCAAGAATGCGGAATTCCCGGGCAAGCGCATGTTGCAAATCCATGGACTCCATTTTGCGTACAAGAACGAAAACGGCTACGGTCCGGAGCTGATTTCGGATCTCGAGTTGGAAGTGTTCAAGGGCGACCGCATTGCGATTATCGGCCCGAACGGTCGCGGTAAAACGACGCTCTTGAACTTGATTGCGAAAGAATTTGAACCGACCCAGGGTACAATCAATTACAACCCGAACCTCAAGATAAATTACTTTGGACAGACGAATATCAACCGTCTGAATCTTGAAAATACGGTCGAAGAAGAAATTGCAAGTGCGATTGCAGATGTGTCGCAGAAGAGCCGTGCGCGTAGCCTCGCGGGCGTGATGATGTTCAGCGGCGATACTGCCATGAAGAAGGTGAAGGTGCTTTCGGGTGGTGAACGCAGCCGTGTGCTTTTGGGTAAGATTTTGGCGAACGAAAGCAACATGCTTTTGCTTGACGAACCGACGAACCACTTGGACATGGAAAGCATTGAGAGCTTGATCGATGCGCTCGAAGATTACGATGGTACCGCACTTGTCGTGACGCATGATGAAGAACTGCTGCATGCCTTTGCGACGCGCCTCATCGTCTTCGACGGTGGTAAGTGCCGTATCTTCGAAGGCACTTACGCGGACTTCCTTGAAAAGGTTGGCTGGGCTTCTGAAAAGAAGCCGGGCGGCGCGAACTCCGCAAACATCAAGGTCTCGAATATCGACGTCACGGACGACAAGCCTGTGAGTTCGACGCCGCGCACCAAGGAAGACCGCAGGGCGCGAGCAGACTACATTGCCGAACGCAGCAAGGTCATCAAGCCGCTCGAAAAAGAGACCGCGCGTCTCGAAGCGGAAATCGCGAAGGCAGAAGCTCTCGGCGGTGAACTTGAAGCAAAGCTTGTGGCCGCCTCGGAATCTGGCGACGGCAATGCGATTACGTCCATTGCAAAAGACATGGACGAAAACAAGAAGCTGACCGAAGAACTTTACGCCGCCTGGGAAAAGGCGAGTGCCGAACTCGAGGCCGCGAAAGACAAGTATAAGCTGGACTAG
- a CDS encoding fibro-slime domain-containing protein, giving the protein MKHGCLGIVASLLLTVSAWADLTIHLQSPFRNDATASSYIPHITGGVTDYNPGFGAMSKTMMKSEGDDWYVYTWAGKTVADFQDWQDFEFKACPNTDDYNYNNNNCVSWTEGGKTKITAFFGTESEIWLYTDTADKSYTKSFMAPGSKIVWFKSPWGNKVLPQMVFGADSVLMRFKEGDKDKCGWFYGAITPDMMKTNHIKVAHFTRYKAPWYVIPVNRDSVIDFTAALQAQDTIFVDGTVAGPVADVKIGTLGECFDPTRRLHVYHPWRTNTTFRDSTFFIKIDNNILNEPTGLSAEGEYKYWRHIDFADSTVGSSQWNSQGTFVQILRGKNDWPQHPYFPEMSRPRAGELFPTGIYETWMYTSTSLETLDLVFYPPEPKVIRLKSPWENQSPSMIIESTNDVIKMGPLADTCGWYTGTVYKHATDWKVYFKQTFGMERYGGKGIVPENDELDSLVSLDSLMAYYDTVWVYPNPKQRYEPKDTVRYPGILGICPSLKISALVLDWAGESHDDSIDVDFGGIYGGNEYTTVVGRDQNGELTEFKTCGGHVPGMVQDTLVNGAPVRVDSLVYPWSQCSAAHEIEKWFVPQVVAHDAAGKEYKNGVCRDISLSLDEEGFWQADFTNEEGDCNDTINPGFYPIDDLRYLDSAKTVLNPKFDWDVQGCKHNYSFAMKVSAQFRYVKGQYFEFRGDDDVWVFINNRLVVDIGGCHSPVEGGVNLDTIGKNDPSLKLIEGREYPFHIFFSERNATGSNFKMRTSINLQTQKTYYPVEEKTTNGTIKYTILQLLMDESISCDVSSTSKIDTMPAQSSFTLFGDDERIPATGMELLPGTIAGINIDANMAGFVIDTVEIVRKRSLAPGSYMLQFSLASDPTQSSEVYFSVPAYPLPDIAFIDVFDGSDSVKTLDPTGITLRGLPFDGSAFDTLLTHVAYPDTVPLQVGVFYIANLCKDCFTVLDLTTSFPISFLNEKKQRVDKIITDSTGMAKFYVVGDSSVTNASFEVSGSGVSNVISWKYIHFKEPPVPFANLGEAFDRNGDGVLDSISIVFNKAFDETVPDTIAWSFGSDDWRTIASAQSVAELKDSEKSLAIFADSLQDILFTGGSKELYQGSFRYHYTYMDKETGQMTQLSLDGLGIEDRMGAILLEKPIVKPMSNSVSKLTVYLSEAAQANLLNGVPFLEFKDKAGELVDPSRLSIAAVSPSRSSNYYEVLFQKTDYTVLPEVGFMVRLIPGVLQDLNGNVPHENNPWRRIEGEQRVDVETPGVVVLDPQDWTLEKWPHKNDVTPVRVDVSKKIEDIIAEKGFPGELIKYDLSEVGKTLLLNSDEPREVVLAKAKIKWEVEYFSTLGQFINKQSGIVACNDKDVFETDCVDKPGNIFMMWDAHTNKGRWVGTGVYIVKLKFKIFEDAKVVGKSDETFNLGVRRREKK; this is encoded by the coding sequence ATGAAACACGGTTGTTTGGGTATTGTCGCCTCATTGCTGTTGACTGTTTCTGCATGGGCGGATTTGACGATTCATCTACAGTCCCCGTTCCGTAACGACGCAACGGCTTCAAGTTACATTCCGCATATTACCGGTGGCGTGACGGATTACAATCCGGGTTTTGGCGCTATGTCCAAGACGATGATGAAGAGCGAGGGCGATGACTGGTATGTCTATACCTGGGCCGGGAAGACTGTTGCTGATTTCCAGGACTGGCAGGATTTTGAATTCAAGGCATGCCCGAATACCGACGACTACAATTACAATAACAACAATTGCGTATCCTGGACTGAGGGCGGAAAGACGAAGATAACTGCGTTTTTTGGCACGGAATCGGAAATCTGGCTTTATACGGATACGGCCGACAAGTCCTATACCAAGTCGTTCATGGCTCCGGGTTCAAAGATTGTCTGGTTCAAGAGTCCGTGGGGCAACAAGGTGCTGCCGCAGATGGTCTTTGGCGCGGATTCGGTGCTGATGCGCTTTAAAGAGGGCGACAAGGATAAATGCGGTTGGTTCTATGGGGCGATTACGCCTGACATGATGAAGACGAATCACATTAAGGTCGCCCATTTTACACGCTATAAGGCTCCGTGGTATGTTATTCCGGTGAATCGCGATTCGGTGATTGACTTTACGGCAGCCTTGCAGGCTCAGGATACGATTTTTGTGGACGGTACTGTTGCTGGACCTGTAGCCGATGTAAAGATCGGAACTCTTGGTGAATGCTTTGACCCGACTCGCCGTTTGCATGTTTACCACCCGTGGCGTACGAACACGACATTCCGTGATAGCACATTCTTTATCAAGATCGATAACAATATCCTGAATGAACCGACGGGACTCAGTGCCGAAGGCGAATACAAGTACTGGCGCCATATCGATTTTGCCGATTCTACGGTTGGCTCTTCGCAGTGGAATTCTCAGGGAACTTTCGTGCAGATTTTACGCGGAAAGAACGACTGGCCGCAACATCCGTATTTCCCGGAAATGTCGCGCCCACGTGCAGGCGAACTTTTCCCGACAGGTATTTATGAGACATGGATGTACACCTCGACTTCGCTCGAAACGCTTGACCTGGTATTTTATCCGCCGGAACCCAAGGTAATCCGCTTGAAGAGCCCGTGGGAAAATCAGTCGCCGTCCATGATCATTGAGTCTACGAACGATGTCATCAAGATGGGGCCTCTTGCGGATACTTGTGGCTGGTACACGGGTACGGTTTACAAGCATGCGACGGACTGGAAGGTTTACTTTAAGCAGACCTTTGGCATGGAACGTTATGGCGGCAAGGGCATTGTGCCGGAAAATGATGAGCTGGATTCCCTTGTCTCTCTGGATTCCTTGATGGCGTATTACGATACCGTCTGGGTTTACCCGAATCCGAAACAGCGCTATGAACCGAAGGATACGGTACGCTATCCGGGAATTCTTGGTATTTGCCCGTCGCTCAAGATTTCGGCACTTGTTCTTGACTGGGCCGGCGAATCGCATGACGATAGCATAGACGTTGATTTTGGCGGCATCTATGGTGGTAATGAATATACGACTGTTGTTGGCCGTGACCAGAATGGAGAACTGACGGAGTTTAAGACGTGCGGTGGCCATGTGCCTGGCATGGTGCAGGATACGCTTGTGAATGGTGCTCCCGTGCGTGTGGATTCCCTTGTCTATCCGTGGTCGCAGTGCTCGGCGGCGCACGAAATAGAGAAGTGGTTTGTTCCACAGGTTGTGGCGCATGATGCGGCTGGCAAGGAATACAAGAACGGCGTTTGCCGTGACATCAGCCTCTCGCTGGATGAAGAAGGCTTTTGGCAGGCCGACTTTACGAACGAGGAAGGCGATTGCAACGATACGATCAATCCGGGATTCTACCCGATTGACGACTTGCGTTACCTCGATTCTGCCAAGACGGTTCTGAATCCGAAGTTTGACTGGGATGTCCAGGGCTGTAAGCACAATTACAGCTTTGCGATGAAGGTTTCTGCGCAGTTCAGGTATGTGAAGGGGCAGTACTTTGAATTCCGTGGCGATGATGATGTGTGGGTGTTTATCAACAACCGCCTTGTCGTCGATATCGGCGGTTGCCATAGCCCTGTTGAAGGTGGCGTGAACTTGGATACGATTGGCAAAAATGATCCGTCGCTCAAGTTGATTGAAGGCCGTGAATACCCGTTCCATATCTTCTTCTCGGAACGCAATGCGACCGGCTCGAACTTTAAGATGCGCACGTCGATTAACTTGCAGACGCAAAAGACGTATTACCCGGTTGAAGAGAAGACGACCAATGGAACGATCAAGTACACCATTTTGCAGCTATTGATGGATGAATCGATCAGTTGCGATGTGTCGAGCACGTCGAAAATTGATACGATGCCTGCGCAGTCTTCGTTTACGTTGTTTGGCGATGATGAAAGGATTCCGGCAACAGGTATGGAACTTTTGCCTGGAACGATTGCGGGCATCAACATTGACGCGAACATGGCGGGATTTGTGATTGACACGGTGGAAATTGTGAGGAAGCGTTCCTTGGCGCCGGGATCCTACATGTTGCAGTTCTCGCTGGCGAGCGACCCGACCCAGTCTAGTGAAGTTTATTTCTCCGTGCCGGCATATCCGCTTCCGGATATTGCGTTTATCGATGTGTTTGACGGTTCGGATTCTGTCAAGACCTTAGACCCGACTGGCATTACCTTGCGTGGGCTTCCGTTTGACGGAAGTGCTTTCGACACGCTCCTTACGCATGTGGCGTACCCTGATACGGTGCCGTTGCAGGTTGGCGTGTTCTATATTGCAAACCTTTGTAAGGACTGCTTTACCGTTCTGGATCTCACGACTTCGTTCCCGATTTCTTTCTTGAACGAGAAGAAGCAGAGGGTGGATAAGATCATTACGGATTCGACGGGAATGGCCAAGTTCTATGTTGTTGGGGATTCCTCGGTGACGAACGCTAGCTTTGAAGTTTCTGGAAGCGGTGTGTCGAATGTGATTTCGTGGAAGTACATCCACTTCAAGGAGCCGCCGGTTCCGTTTGCAAATCTCGGCGAAGCGTTCGACCGCAATGGCGACGGTGTGCTTGATAGCATTTCTATTGTGTTCAACAAGGCCTTTGATGAGACGGTCCCGGATACGATTGCGTGGTCCTTTGGTAGCGATGACTGGCGTACTATCGCCTCTGCGCAAAGTGTTGCTGAACTAAAGGATAGCGAAAAGAGTCTCGCCATTTTTGCTGATAGCTTGCAGGATATACTCTTTACGGGTGGATCTAAGGAACTTTATCAGGGTTCCTTCAGGTATCATTACACCTATATGGATAAAGAAACTGGGCAGATGACGCAGCTTAGCCTGGATGGGCTTGGAATTGAAGACCGCATGGGCGCGATTCTTTTGGAAAAGCCGATTGTGAAGCCTATGTCTAATAGTGTGAGCAAACTTACGGTATACCTTAGCGAAGCCGCTCAGGCAAACCTTTTGAACGGTGTGCCGTTCCTTGAGTTTAAGGATAAGGCAGGTGAATTGGTGGACCCGTCGCGTTTGTCCATAGCGGCTGTTTCGCCGAGCAGGAGCAGCAATTATTATGAAGTGCTTTTCCAGAAGACCGACTATACGGTATTGCCGGAAGTGGGCTTTATGGTGCGCCTGATTCCTGGAGTGTTGCAGGACTTGAACGGCAATGTGCCGCATGAGAACAATCCGTGGCGCCGTATTGAAGGTGAACAGCGCGTGGATGTTGAAACTCCGGGCGTTGTGGTTCTGGATCCTCAAGACTGGACGCTGGAAAAGTGGCCTCATAAGAACGATGTTACGCCAGTCCGAGTCGATGTGTCGAAGAAGATCGAAGATATCATTGCCGAAAAGGGGTTCCCTGGCGAACTTATCAAGTATGACCTGAGCGAAGTCGGTAAAACGCTTTTGCTGAATTCCGATGAGCCTAGAGAAGTTGTGCTTGCAAAGGCCAAGATCAAGTGGGAAGTGGAATACTTCTCGACGCTTGGGCAGTTTATCAATAAACAGAGCGGAATTGTCGCCTGCAACGATAAGGATGTTTTCGAGACAGACTGTGTGGATAAGCCGGGAAATATCTTTATGATGTGGGATGCGCATACCAATAAAGGGCGCTGGGTTGGTACAGGCGTTTATATTGTGAAGCTCAAGTTCAAGATTTTTGAGGACGCCAAGGTTGTTGGAAAGTCCGATGAAACGTTCAACTTGGGTGTTCGCCGCCGCGAAAAGAAATAA
- a CDS encoding fibro-slime domain-containing protein: MMQQENDMRYSFTLKGSLSDYKASDSFSIVGCPAQTSVCVDLGDGVNFNVRDFFDGSKEAWIYVDTTSGKVTKSYASLESKIVWFKSPWGNKALPQMIFEQDTVLLHPSEDPDKCGWFYGAVTPALYKKYVLHTAHFNRFNAPWMSVPEDKKQIIDLENALKKDTVYVDGTLATPSVSNKAGTPGECFDNSRTLHIYNPWRNNSVYRDSSVYVTIDGVWQDSVAGTDGKVAGPALVPLSFDKDYKYWLSMSFSDPIASSAAWKSDDAKLQIIRSFKENKRAVYFSDNKRPKVSDLFPPGVYEAWFFASSTMEDVDVSHAPLERKVVRLLSPWKNTPTSFVVDANNDIVRMSAFSKDTCGWFEGVYYKHAADWKVYFKQSFGLEKYSMEGIVREGDDIDVLLNLDSLLTKRDTAWVYPSGKSYSVPEASAKYPVGRLGECPSMKISAMLLDWAGESYHDSIDIDFGHTHSGNKYTAVGRDSTCNTGEKISGMVKSTLVDGYPARVDSASYPWDKCAAGHEIDKWFKPQVVAKVAGKEYTNSVCKDIELQLDDEGFWYADYTNESGDCNDPVSPGFFPLDDFRYLDSAQTVKNPKFDWDVEGYVNWASEGVWKKDTCKHNYSYAMAVSATFKYVKGQYFEFRGDDDVWVYINNRLVVDIGGIHEKVEGAVNLDTIGQNEPSMALKEGREYPFHIFYAERNATGSNFKMRTSINLQKQNTYLEFIDESKKNDVTGVLRLKMDAEAISCDPHAKAQVDTVDAPSEFYLDGGSLADAKKLSVGLNFGGIIIHEDRSSFEINIDEIVKLRSLSPGKYTLYYFLESDMAMNESYEFTVPEFETPEIAFVDVFNGNAGKLKTFDPTNKTLRGETIQPGVNDTLMTHVRYPEMANIEIVVTYMGEVCGECSVVLDLKPSNPYLMFYNDDGMSINTIETDENGFAHFYVIGEAAMSGESFAVIGVSGVKNSLKWDNISFKDPEMPLAKTGGIYDRDGDGIPDSIYVPFEYDAFKTHELDSVAWSFGSSVMHPYSMDSIQPFIKNDSTVAITADRLVDTVLTGAAKNIMEGSFVYQYIYQDLAMASTQVSDMMITKILDKIGAIILEKPMLKIPSDNFVKVTIKLSEACDISAIQTVQMFELRDKDDKFVDPSKYKLVSVTPVNESDYYELLFQKAEGFIVPEVGFKIRLIPGLLPDKSGNTPHKKNPWRRIEGEQPLQTERPKVVTIWPGMFEENPWPGDTNDVMPVRVDEGLTLKEIIEERGLPGVLVKFKLDDFATTMLLGEDKASREEILSKVKVSWDIEFFSSLGQYVNWVKGVFACNDKDIFGTDCITNAGNMFFEWDAMSEKKRLVGTGVYIAKFKFKIFSDTEIVGKGEETFTFGVRRNEKYRSGSGKKGGAKIIR, from the coding sequence ATGATGCAGCAGGAAAACGACATGCGGTATTCCTTTACTTTGAAGGGATCGCTTTCTGATTATAAAGCATCAGATTCCTTTAGTATTGTAGGATGTCCAGCCCAAACTTCTGTTTGTGTCGATTTGGGCGATGGCGTTAATTTTAATGTCCGTGATTTTTTTGATGGAAGTAAGGAAGCCTGGATTTACGTGGATACGACTTCGGGAAAGGTTACGAAGTCTTATGCTTCTCTGGAATCAAAGATTGTCTGGTTCAAGAGTCCGTGGGGCAATAAAGCTCTTCCGCAGATGATCTTTGAACAAGATACTGTCTTGTTGCATCCTTCGGAAGATCCTGATAAATGCGGATGGTTCTATGGCGCTGTTACTCCAGCACTTTATAAGAAATATGTGCTGCATACGGCGCACTTTAATCGTTTCAATGCACCCTGGATGTCTGTTCCTGAAGACAAAAAGCAGATTATTGACCTGGAAAATGCGCTAAAGAAAGATACTGTCTACGTTGACGGTACTTTGGCAACGCCTTCCGTTAGCAATAAGGCCGGTACGCCCGGTGAGTGCTTTGACAATAGCCGTACCTTGCATATTTATAACCCCTGGCGCAATAATAGCGTCTATCGCGATAGCTCGGTTTACGTGACTATCGATGGTGTCTGGCAAGATTCTGTAGCGGGTACCGATGGCAAAGTCGCTGGCCCGGCACTGGTCCCGCTTTCTTTCGACAAGGACTATAAGTATTGGCTTTCTATGAGTTTCTCGGATCCCATAGCTTCTTCTGCGGCCTGGAAGTCTGATGACGCTAAGCTCCAGATTATCAGAAGCTTTAAGGAGAATAAGAGGGCTGTTTATTTCAGCGATAATAAGCGTCCAAAGGTGAGCGATCTTTTCCCGCCGGGCGTTTATGAAGCCTGGTTCTTTGCTAGTTCTACGATGGAAGATGTTGATGTGTCGCATGCTCCGCTTGAACGCAAGGTCGTGCGCCTCTTAAGCCCGTGGAAGAATACGCCGACGTCTTTTGTTGTCGATGCGAATAACGATATCGTGAGAATGTCTGCATTCTCGAAGGATACGTGCGGCTGGTTCGAAGGCGTTTACTATAAGCATGCCGCCGACTGGAAGGTCTATTTCAAGCAGAGCTTTGGGCTTGAAAAATACTCGATGGAAGGGATTGTCAGAGAAGGCGATGATATTGATGTCCTCCTGAATCTGGATTCTTTGCTGACCAAGCGGGATACGGCATGGGTCTATCCTTCCGGCAAGAGCTATAGTGTTCCTGAAGCTTCTGCAAAGTACCCTGTTGGGCGTCTGGGTGAATGCCCGAGCATGAAGATTTCTGCGATGCTTCTGGACTGGGCTGGTGAAAGTTATCACGACAGCATTGATATTGATTTTGGGCATACCCATAGTGGCAACAAGTATACTGCCGTTGGCAGAGATTCTACCTGCAATACGGGAGAAAAGATTTCGGGCATGGTGAAGAGCACTCTTGTGGATGGCTACCCGGCTCGAGTGGATTCCGCAAGCTATCCGTGGGACAAGTGCGCTGCGGGTCATGAAATCGACAAGTGGTTTAAGCCGCAGGTTGTTGCAAAAGTGGCTGGCAAGGAATACACGAACTCCGTTTGTAAGGATATCGAACTTCAGCTTGACGATGAAGGGTTCTGGTATGCCGATTATACGAACGAGTCCGGTGACTGCAATGATCCTGTGAGTCCGGGATTCTTCCCGCTGGATGACTTCAGGTATCTCGATTCTGCACAGACGGTTAAAAACCCGAAATTTGACTGGGATGTTGAAGGCTATGTGAACTGGGCTTCTGAAGGTGTATGGAAGAAAGATACCTGCAAGCACAACTATAGCTATGCGATGGCTGTTTCTGCGACCTTCAAGTACGTGAAAGGCCAGTACTTCGAATTCCGTGGCGACGATGACGTGTGGGTCTATATCAATAACAGGCTTGTCGTGGATATTGGCGGCATTCACGAAAAAGTGGAAGGCGCTGTAAATCTTGATACGATTGGCCAGAACGAACCGAGCATGGCCCTGAAGGAAGGCCGTGAATATCCGTTCCATATTTTCTATGCGGAACGCAATGCGACGGGTTCGAATTTCAAGATGCGTACGTCCATCAACTTGCAGAAGCAGAATACCTACCTTGAATTCATTGATGAATCGAAAAAGAATGATGTGACGGGTGTCCTCAGGTTAAAGATGGATGCGGAAGCGATTAGCTGCGATCCGCATGCCAAGGCTCAGGTTGATACTGTCGATGCACCGTCCGAATTCTATCTCGATGGCGGATCTTTGGCGGATGCAAAGAAGCTGAGTGTCGGTCTCAATTTTGGTGGAATCATCATTCACGAAGACAGGTCCAGTTTTGAGATCAACATTGATGAAATTGTCAAGCTCCGTTCGCTGAGTCCAGGTAAGTACACGTTGTATTATTTCCTCGAATCGGATATGGCGATGAACGAATCGTATGAATTTACGGTTCCTGAGTTCGAAACACCGGAAATTGCGTTTGTCGATGTGTTCAATGGCAATGCCGGCAAGCTCAAGACTTTCGACCCGACCAACAAGACCTTAAGAGGCGAAACGATTCAGCCGGGTGTCAACGATACCTTGATGACTCATGTGCGTTACCCTGAAATGGCGAACATTGAGATTGTGGTCACCTATATGGGTGAAGTTTGCGGCGAATGCTCTGTTGTTCTGGACTTGAAGCCCAGCAATCCGTACTTGATGTTCTATAACGATGACGGCATGTCCATCAATACCATAGAAACGGATGAAAATGGTTTTGCCCATTTCTACGTGATTGGCGAAGCTGCGATGAGCGGTGAATCGTTTGCCGTGATTGGCGTAAGCGGTGTTAAAAATTCGCTCAAGTGGGATAACATTAGCTTTAAGGATCCTGAAATGCCTCTTGCCAAGACGGGCGGCATTTACGACCGTGATGGCGATGGCATTCCTGATAGCATCTATGTTCCTTTTGAATATGACGCCTTTAAGACGCATGAACTGGATTCTGTAGCCTGGAGCTTTGGCAGTAGCGTGATGCACCCATACTCGATGGATTCCATTCAACCTTTTATAAAAAATGATTCGACGGTGGCCATTACTGCCGATCGCCTGGTCGATACCGTTTTGACAGGCGCTGCGAAGAACATAATGGAAGGTAGTTTTGTCTATCAGTACATTTATCAGGACTTGGCGATGGCTTCGACTCAGGTGTCGGACATGATGATTACGAAAATCCTGGATAAGATTGGCGCCATCATCCTTGAAAAGCCGATGCTCAAGATTCCTTCGGACAATTTTGTCAAGGTGACCATAAAGCTTTCGGAAGCCTGCGACATTTCTGCGATTCAGACAGTCCAGATGTTTGAACTTAGAGACAAGGACGATAAGTTTGTTGACCCGTCAAAGTATAAGCTTGTGTCCGTCACTCCGGTGAACGAAAGTGATTACTACGAATTGCTGTTCCAGAAAGCAGAAGGCTTCATTGTTCCTGAAGTCGGTTTCAAGATCCGCTTGATTCCTGGACTATTGCCGGACAAGAGCGGTAATACTCCGCATAAGAAGAATCCGTGGAGACGAATTGAAGGTGAACAGCCGTTGCAGACGGAACGTCCGAAGGTCGTGACGATCTGGCCAGGTATGTTTGAAGAAAATCCGTGGCCGGGTGACACCAATGACGTTATGCCTGTTCGCGTCGATGAGGGCTTGACTCTTAAGGAGATTATCGAAGAACGCGGCTTGCCTGGAGTCTTGGTGAAGTTCAAGCTGGATGACTTTGCGACGACGATGTTGCTCGGTGAGGATAAGGCTTCTAGGGAAGAAATCCTGAGCAAGGTCAAGGTCAGCTGGGATATTGAATTTTTCTCGAGCCTGGGTCAGTACGTGAACTGGGTCAAGGGCGTGTTCGCTTGCAACGACAAGGATATTTTTGGAACGGATTGCATTACCAACGCGGGCAATATGTTCTTTGAATGGGATGCAATGAGCGAAAAGAAGCGCCTTGTCGGCACGGGTGTGTATATTGCGAAGTTCAAGTTCAAGATTTTCTCTGACACGGAAATCGTGGGCAAGGGCGAGGAAACGTTCACATTCGGTGTCCGCCGCAATGAAAAGTACAGGAGCGGTTCTGGCAAAAAGGGCGGCGCAAAGATTATAAGGTAA